A segment of the Mangrovimonas sp. YM274 genome:
AAGGCTTGCAACCTATCTCAGTAGAGCTTAGGGAAGGTTTGGCCTTGATGAATGGAACTTCGGTGATGACAGGAATTGGAATAGTAAATGCTATTTACACCAAAAGGCTTTTGGGGTGGATTACCTCGGCCTCGGCTTCCATAAATGAAATTGTACAGGCCTATGACGACCATCTTTCGGAAGAGTTAAATGGCTCTAAATTACATATAGGTCAAAGGGAAGTTGCCAATAATATGCGAGCGCATTTAAGTGATAGTCAATTAACCCGCAAGCGCGAACATCATCTTTACACCAATAATGATGATGTGTCTGTATTCAAGGAAAAAGTACAAGAGTATTATTCCCTAAGATGCGTCCCTCAAATATTGGGACCTGTCTTGGACACTTTAAAAGGTGTAGAGAAAATTTTGATAGAAGAAGTTAATTCTGCAAATGACAATCCTATTGTAGATGTGGCTAAGCAACATGTGTACCATGGCGGGAATTTCCATGGAGACTATGTGTCCTTAGAAATGGATAAATTGAAAACCGTAGTGGCCAAAACAAGTATGTTGGCCGAACGTCAATTAAATTATTTGTTAAACGCTAGGTTGAATGATATTCTTCCTCCTTTTGTAAACCTTGGTACATTGGGATTGAATTTTGGGATGCAGGGAGTACAGTTTACAGCAACATCCACAACTGCAGAAAACCAGATGTTGTCCAACCCGATGTATGTGCACAGTATCCCTAACAATAATGACAATCAGGATATTGTTAGTATGGGGACCAATGCGGCCTTGATTACCAAAAAAGTAATAGAGAATGCTTTTGAGGTTGTGGGCATAGAACTTATTACCATAGTCCAAGCCATTGAATGTTTAGAACTGCAGGGGAAAGTGTCTTCCAAAACAAAGAAGATTTACGATGATATTAGGGCAATCGTCCCTGTGTTTAAGGAAGATGTCGCCATGTACCCGTTTGTGAACAAGGTGAAGGAGTTTATCATGTCGCACTAGGCTGTTTCATTTTGGATTTTGCCCGGGAAGGATTGGTTGTGGGGTTTAATTATTGTTTTTCGTAATTTATTAATATAAAGCTGTTAATCTTATGAGATTTAATTCAATTTTATTTGTGCTAATTTTTTTTATTTCTAAAGGGTTTTCTCAGGAATTGGCACTTGCAAGATTTGACGACAAGTATGGTTATCTAAATAAATCTGGCGAATGGCAAATAAGTCCACAATTTGAGTCTGCTAAAGATTTTGTTGAAGATTTAGCTGAGGCTATGGGCGCCAATGAAAAATGGGGATTTATTAATAGGAATGGAGAATGGCAAATTCAACCTAAGTTTGTAAGAGTTAAAGAATTTAATTCAGGAATAGCCTTAGCTTATGATGGGGATCGTTGGTTTTATATAAATAGAAAAGGAGAGGAGGTTCTTAAAAACGTTAAGACTGTTAAATATTATGATTTTTCAGAGGGTTTTGCTATTGTTAGATCAGAGGATGGTAAGGTTGGTTTTATAGATACGTTAGGCAATTATATTGTTGAACCTAAGTTTGAAAAAGTACATGATTTTGTAAATGGTTATGCAAGGGTTTCCCCTGATGGGAAATGGGGGATTATTGATGTTAAAGGGAAGTATTTTGTTGAACCCAATTACAGAAGGGTTGGTAATGTTTATTTAGGGAATGTTGTTGTCGAGAATGAAAATGAGGAAGTAGGCTTGATAATAGAGGGGAAGTTTAAAGTGGTAGAAGGAGCGAGAAAAATATGGGATTTTTCCTATAATGGTGAGTTTACATATGCGAAAAAAGATGATTTTGTAGGTTTCATAAACAATAAAGGCGAGTGGGTTGTTGAACCTCAATTTGATAAGGCAAGAGCTTTTTTAAATGGACTAGCCCCCGTAATGCTTAAAAATAAATGGGGATATATTAATACATCTGGAGAATTAGTTATAGATTATAAATTTAAAGATGCGGATGTTTTTAGTAAAGATGGTTTAGCGCCAGTAAAGTTAAAAAAGCGTTGGGGCTTTATTGATAAAACTGGAAAATTGGTTATTCAAGATGAGTATGATATTCATTCTCGTATGGGAGGATTTGGGATTGGAGGTAGAAGAGCAATGAGGAATTTTGGTTTGGAGCTGCCTAATTTTGGCTTTATTGATGGTTTAGCTAGGGTAAAAAAAGATAAGGAATGGGGGTTTATAGATGCTAATGGAGAGGTATTGAATAATACTTGGTATCAAAACTTGGAATTGTTCCAATAAAACCTATAATTGCAAAATATTATCCGCTATAAAAACTAACTAAATGAAATGTGCCATAATCACAGGTGGGTCAAGAGGAATAGGACGAGCCATTTGTATTCAACTAGCAAAAGATACCAATTACCATATCATCATTAATTACAATAGTAATGAAACCGCAGCGTTAGAAACCAAACAAGCTGTAGAGGCAGAGGGTAATACTGCCGAAATTATAAAATTTAATGTAGCCAATGCCGAGGAAGTTACAAGTGCTCTAGAAGCATGGCAGGAGGCTAATAAAGAGGCTGTTGTTGAGGTTGTTGTAAACAATGCAGGAATTACAAAAGACGGATTGTTTATGTGGATGCCTCAAAATGACTGGCAGGATGTAATCAATACGTCCCTGAACGGATTTTATAATGTTACCAATTTCTTTATTCAAAAACTTTTGCGCAATCGTTTTGGTCGCATTGTGAACGTGGCGTCCGTATCTGGAGTTAAGGGTACAGCAGGGCAAACCAATTATTCGGCTGCCAAAGGGGCATTGATAGGTGCCACTAAGGCGTTGGCCCAAGAAGTAGCCAAACGAAAAATCACTGTTAATGCAGTGGCGCCAGGATTTATAAAATCTGATATGACGGCAGAGCTGGATGAAAAGGAGTTAAAAGGTATGATTCCTTTAAATCGTTTTGGGGAGCCGGAAGAAGTGGCGCACGCCGTATCATTTTTAGTTTCAGACAAAGCATCTTATATTACCGGGGAAGTCATAAATATTAATGGAGGTATTTACTCCTAATTTTGGTCGTTAGATGAGAAGAGTTGTAATATCGGGTATGGGTATTTACTCATGCATTGGAGAAAATTTAGAACAGGTAAAACAGTCCCTCTATGAAGGGAAATCAGGGATTGTTGTGGACGAAGACCGGATAGCTTTTGGGTATCGATCTCCCTTAACCGGAATGGTTTCTCAGCCTAATCTTAAGGGATTGCTCTCCAGACGCCAGCGCATTAGTTTGGGGGAGGAAGGAGAGTATGCTTATGTGGCTACTTTGGAAGCTTTAAAGAATGCAAAAATCGATCAGGACTTTTTGGATCAACATGAGGTGGGAATTCTCTATGGAAACGATAGTACGGCGAAATCGGTTATTGAATCTGTAGATAAAATTCGGGAGAAAAAGGACACCACATTAGTTGGTTCTGGAGCAATTTTTCAAGGAATGAATTCTTCCGTAACCATGAATTTGTCAACTATTTTCAAACTTAAAGGTATCAATTTTACCATTAGTGCCGCTTGTGCCAGTGGGTCTCATGCAATAGGCATGGCTTACCATTTAATTAAAAGTGGTATGCAGGATTGCGTGATTTGTGGAGGCGCCCAAGAAATCAATAAGTTGGCTATGGCTAGCTTTGATGGTTTGGGTGTGTTTTCGGTGCATACAGAAGATCCGCATAAAGCATCAAGGCCGTTTGATAAGGACAGGGATGGCTTGGTGCCTAGCGGAGGAGCGGCAACCTTGGTTTTGGAAACGTATGAGTCTGCCGTAGCACGAGGAGCCACTATTTATGGCGAAGTTTTAGGGTATGGATTTTCTTCTAATGGCGATCATATTTCTACCCCAAATGTAGATGGTCCTGCAAGAGCGATGAATATGGCTATCAATCAGGCTGCAATCAACCCTTCTGATATTGAATATGTAAATGCGCATGCCACTTCTACTCCAGTAGGGGATGCCAATGAGGCGAAAGCAATCTTTTCGGTTTTTGGTGAAAATGGCCCATATGTAAGTTCTACTAAATCCATGACAGGACATGAATGTTGGATGGCAGGGGCGAGTGAGGTTATTTACTCCATTTTGATGATGCAGAATGACTTTATAGCACCTAATATAAATCTTGGAGAACCTGATGAGGCCGCGGCTAAATTAAATTTGGTAGCAGAAACAATAGATAAAAAATTTGATGTATTTTTGTCCAATTCTTTTGGATTTGGAGGGACAAATTCCGCATTAATAATTAAAAAATAAGCGTGAGATAATGGATAAAGAAGTTATCATTGAGAAGATAAACAACTTTTTGGTTGATGAGTTTGAGGTTGAAGAAGATGATATATCTGCAGGAGCTAATTTGAAGGAAACTTTGGAGCTGGATAGTTTGGATTTTGTGGATTTGGTTGTTGCTATCGAATCTAATTTTGGTGTTAAGCTTGTAGGAGAAGACTTCGTGAACGTAGTGACGTTACAAGATTTTTATAATCTTATAGAAACGAAATTAAGCTAAGCACTTTTACTCTGTTATTTTATGGCTACTGAATGGGAAGGTAAATCCAGAGGTACCGTTTTTGGATATAGAATCTTTGTATTCTTTATGCAAAAATTTGGAGTAGTATCTGCTTACCTTATTCTTTGTTTTGTAGCTGCCTATTATTGCTTATTTGCTTTCGATAGTTCAAAATCTATCTACTACTACTTTAGAAAAAGGCGTGGTTATTCTGTCTTGAAAAGCCTATTGAGCATCTATAGAAATTACTACGTTTTTGGTAAGACCATTATAGATAAAGTAGCTATTTCTTCTGGGTTAAGAGATTATTTTACCTATCAGTTTGATGGGGTGGAGCTTTTAGAAGAGGCCCTCAAAAAGAAAAAAGGAGGTATTTTAATTAGTGCCCATGTTGGGAATTTTGAAATAGCCGAACACTTTTTTGGAGAATTGGAGGGCTATGCATCCATAAACTTGCTCACTACCGATGTGGAGCATACAGCCATCAAGGAGTACTTGGAGAGCGTTACTGGAAAATCCAAGATCAAACTTATTCTAATTAGGGAAGACCTTTCCCATATTTTTGAGATCAATGCTGCTTTGGCCAGAAATGAATTGGTATGTATTACCGGCGATCGGTATGTAAAGGGCGCAAAGTTTTTAACCCATGATCTCTTTGGGGAAAAGGCGCAATTTCCCGCAGGCCCCTTTGTGTTAGCTTCCAGGCTGCGAGTTCCGGTATTATTTGTCTATGTAATGAAGGAAACCAATAGGCATTATCATTTATACACAAGAAAGGCCGAGTCCAAGCATAGGGATGCTGATGGCCTTCTGGAAGAATACACCAAAAGTCTTACCTGGATTCTTGAAAAATATCCATTACAATGGTTCAATTATTTCGATTTTTGGAAAAGCGAAAATGATTCATAAACTTGATTTTATTTTTGCTTAATATTTCCGTAATTACGGAAAAAATCAGTTTTTGAAAAAAGTACTTGTAATTCACTATTCCCAATCGGGTCAGCTTACAGAAA
Coding sequences within it:
- the hutH gene encoding histidine ammonia-lyase: MLTFDGKLGIEDFYKIIFEDTPIQIDEIVLERVSKSFNFLKTFSENKVIYGVNTGFGPMAQYKIKDSERIQLQYNLIRSHSSGTGQPIGPMYVKAAMVARLNTLSLGYSGVHVSVIELMVELINRNIIPLIYEHGGVGASGDLVQLAHLALVLIGEGEVFYKGERKATKEVFEIEGLQPISVELREGLALMNGTSVMTGIGIVNAIYTKRLLGWITSASASINEIVQAYDDHLSEELNGSKLHIGQREVANNMRAHLSDSQLTRKREHHLYTNNDDVSVFKEKVQEYYSLRCVPQILGPVLDTLKGVEKILIEEVNSANDNPIVDVAKQHVYHGGNFHGDYVSLEMDKLKTVVAKTSMLAERQLNYLLNARLNDILPPFVNLGTLGLNFGMQGVQFTATSTTAENQMLSNPMYVHSIPNNNDNQDIVSMGTNAALITKKVIENAFEVVGIELITIVQAIECLELQGKVSSKTKKIYDDIRAIVPVFKEDVAMYPFVNKVKEFIMSH
- a CDS encoding WG repeat-containing protein is translated as MRFNSILFVLIFFISKGFSQELALARFDDKYGYLNKSGEWQISPQFESAKDFVEDLAEAMGANEKWGFINRNGEWQIQPKFVRVKEFNSGIALAYDGDRWFYINRKGEEVLKNVKTVKYYDFSEGFAIVRSEDGKVGFIDTLGNYIVEPKFEKVHDFVNGYARVSPDGKWGIIDVKGKYFVEPNYRRVGNVYLGNVVVENENEEVGLIIEGKFKVVEGARKIWDFSYNGEFTYAKKDDFVGFINNKGEWVVEPQFDKARAFLNGLAPVMLKNKWGYINTSGELVIDYKFKDADVFSKDGLAPVKLKKRWGFIDKTGKLVIQDEYDIHSRMGGFGIGGRRAMRNFGLELPNFGFIDGLARVKKDKEWGFIDANGEVLNNTWYQNLELFQ
- the fabG gene encoding 3-oxoacyl-ACP reductase FabG, with product MKCAIITGGSRGIGRAICIQLAKDTNYHIIINYNSNETAALETKQAVEAEGNTAEIIKFNVANAEEVTSALEAWQEANKEAVVEVVVNNAGITKDGLFMWMPQNDWQDVINTSLNGFYNVTNFFIQKLLRNRFGRIVNVASVSGVKGTAGQTNYSAAKGALIGATKALAQEVAKRKITVNAVAPGFIKSDMTAELDEKELKGMIPLNRFGEPEEVAHAVSFLVSDKASYITGEVININGGIYS
- a CDS encoding beta-ketoacyl synthase; protein product: MRRVVISGMGIYSCIGENLEQVKQSLYEGKSGIVVDEDRIAFGYRSPLTGMVSQPNLKGLLSRRQRISLGEEGEYAYVATLEALKNAKIDQDFLDQHEVGILYGNDSTAKSVIESVDKIREKKDTTLVGSGAIFQGMNSSVTMNLSTIFKLKGINFTISAACASGSHAIGMAYHLIKSGMQDCVICGGAQEINKLAMASFDGLGVFSVHTEDPHKASRPFDKDRDGLVPSGGAATLVLETYESAVARGATIYGEVLGYGFSSNGDHISTPNVDGPARAMNMAINQAAINPSDIEYVNAHATSTPVGDANEAKAIFSVFGENGPYVSSTKSMTGHECWMAGASEVIYSILMMQNDFIAPNINLGEPDEAAAKLNLVAETIDKKFDVFLSNSFGFGGTNSALIIKK
- a CDS encoding phosphopantetheine-binding protein, with the translated sequence MDKEVIIEKINNFLVDEFEVEEDDISAGANLKETLELDSLDFVDLVVAIESNFGVKLVGEDFVNVVTLQDFYNLIETKLS
- a CDS encoding lipid A biosynthesis acyltransferase; protein product: MATEWEGKSRGTVFGYRIFVFFMQKFGVVSAYLILCFVAAYYCLFAFDSSKSIYYYFRKRRGYSVLKSLLSIYRNYYVFGKTIIDKVAISSGLRDYFTYQFDGVELLEEALKKKKGGILISAHVGNFEIAEHFFGELEGYASINLLTTDVEHTAIKEYLESVTGKSKIKLILIREDLSHIFEINAALARNELVCITGDRYVKGAKFLTHDLFGEKAQFPAGPFVLASRLRVPVLFVYVMKETNRHYHLYTRKAESKHRDADGLLEEYTKSLTWILEKYPLQWFNYFDFWKSENDS